Part of the Desulfotomaculum sp. genome, AGGTTGAGTATGCAGGCGTGCCGGTCGATACGGGGCCAGCCCTCGCTTCGCAGGGATTTTGACAAGGCCGTCCGCGTCCATTTCTTCCAACAACGATAGGCATGAGTGGAGACGGGCTTGCCCATTCGGCGCCTGCCAAGGCAGGTTCTCACAGAGTGTCAACGCCAACTCCGTCCGGCTCAACGACGAAAAGCGCTCCACGGTCTCCCGGATCAAATCTAAATCTCCATCCGTGAACATTCGCTCTCCAATCCAAAACGGCGGCTCCCATCGTGACGCCACGGTCTACCACCCCGAAACTACTCTACCACCCCACCTTCACTTTGTTAACCCTAACCTCTTTAATCCGCTACGGCTCCTATGGGAATTGAATCGGTGGTCACTTTACTAGCTTGCGCACGGATCGGCGCAATTCATGTGGCTATTTTTGCCGGTTTTTCTGCCGGTGCTGTAGCAGATCGCATTGAAATTACCGGCGCCAGGTTTATGTTCGCTCAGGATGGAACCTTGCGCCGTGGTAAACCCGTTGAACTCAAGACAATTATAGACGACGCTCTTGATAAATGCCCGGGCATCGTTGAGAAGGTAATTGTTTTAAAAACTGAAGGCCAGGCTGAAGCTCCCATGAAAGAAAATAGAGACATGACATGGGATCAATTTCTGGCCCTCGGGGAAGGAATAGAAGCAGAAGTTGAGCTCATGGAAGCCAATGAACCTCTATTCTTACTGCCCACTTCCGGAACAACGGCTAAACCAAAGGTGACTGTGCATAAACATGGCGGATATCAGGTTTGGGTTTATTGCATGGCGAAATGGATTTATGGCTTGAAAGAAGATGACATTTGGTTCTGCACTTCAGACATCGGCTGGATCGTGGGACATAGCTATAATGTATACGGGCCACTGCTCTGCGGTTGCACAAACGTTATATTTGACGGTACACCCGACTATCCCCGGCAGGATATGTGGTGGGAGATTGCCGCCCGCAACAAGGCTACCGCCTTATGGTTATCGCCAACCGGCGTAAGGGCCCTTATGAGAATTGGAGCCGAGCAGGCCCGTAAACATGATCTCAGTTCTGTAAAAAGAATCTTTTGCGCCGGCGAGGTATTGAACCCGCCCGCCTGGGAATGGCTGCAAAAAGAAGTTTTTGAAGATAAAATACCTGTTATCGACCATATGTGGCAGACAGAAACTTCCGGCCCGGTATTCGCCAATCCCTACGGCCTTGGGATAATACCTATTAAACCCGGTTCTGCTGGTATACCGGTACCCGGAATAGACGCCGATGTTGTCAACGAAAAAGACGGTCAACCTTTAGGTCCTGGAGAAAAAGGGATTGTCATACTAAAAAAGCCTTTCCCGGGACTTGTTCCGACTTTATGGAGAGAACCGGAAAGATATAAAAAAGAATATTGGGAGAAAACCCCAGGCACAATGGAATCCTATTATTTAGGTGACGCTGCGCATTTAGACGAGGATGGCTATATCTGGTTTGCCGGACGCTCTGACGAAGTTATCAAAATAGCCGCTCATCGCATAGGCACAATAGAAATCGAAAGCGCTTTAATATCACACCCGGCAGTAGTAGAAGCCGGTGTTGCCGGCGTCCCTGAGGAGCTAAGAGGCGAGGTAGCCAGCGCTTTTGTCGTGCTAAGACAGGGCTATACGCCGTCAGAAGAATTGAAAAAGGAACTGATCGCTCATGTGCGCAAAACAATGGGCCCCATTGTAGTTATTGGAAGCGTACAATTTATTACTGTCTTACCCAAGACAAGAAGCGGCAAAATCATGCGCCGGGTAATGAAGGCTCTTCTTATGGGAAAGGACGTAGGTGATATATCTACAATTGAAGAAGGCGCCTCCGTAGATGAGATAAGAGAAGCTATTAAAAGTGTAAACAATTTAATTACTTAGAACAAGAAGGAGTCAAATTTTATGGCAGAAAAATTAGGAAATCCTGCTGTTGTCGGTCTTGCCGGCTTCGGCGGAACAACTTTATTGCTCCAGTTTCACAACCTGGGCTGGTGCGGCGTTGGACCGGTGGTTTGGGTAGGATTGATTTTCGGTGGCATAATGCAAATAATCGCAGGCTTTCAAGAACAAAAAACAGGAAATAACTTCGGCTATTGCGCATTCTCATCTTACGGCGCATTCTGGATCAGCCTGGGTCTTATTTTTATAGGCAACTTCTACGGAATATACAAGGCTTCCACAACTGATGTGGGCTGGTTTTTGTTTATGTGGACAATCTACACCTTTATCATGTGGATTGGTTCAATGAGAACCAACAGCATGTTGGCCTTCGTGTTTTTATTTCTTTTAGCCGGCTTTGTTTTTCTTGATTTGGCGCACTTTACACCGTCGAAAGATCTTTGGACTAAGGTCGCCGGTTGGGATTTAATAATCTGCGCTCTGGCAGCCTGGTATGTTATGGCTCATAATATTTTCCTGGATCTGTGGGGGAAGGATATCTTACCGGTGGGAAAACCGTGGATAAGTAAATAAAGGTAGTTTTATAATCTAATCAGGGTGATAAGACTTCTTTTAATGTGCAGTATAGGGAAATGCCTTATAGATGGAATATTATGATAATTGAAAGATATGTGTAAATTCCTATTGTAATAAATATATAATAGTGTTATATTATTGCTAAGGGATATTAATTTCTGAAAGAAAGGAGGTTTCATAAATTTTATAAAACATAATTTATTATTTTGCGGAGGGTGAAAAAGATGCCACAGTGTAAAGAGTGCAAAAGTTTCTTCCCGGTTCCCGAAAATGAATGGGACTATGAAAAGGGAGCAGGGGATTGTGTCCGGGGATTACGTGACAGCAAAGGTAAGTACTGGCACGCGAGAAAGACGAAAGAGGAAATGGACGCTTCAAAGTGCACGGATTTTAAGAAAAGGTAAAGAAGAACCAAATTGTTTTAAAAAATCTTTAAAAATAAGGAGTGAAAAAAATGGCGAGCGCTGCTGTGTTAGAAGAAATTTCCCGGGAGCTAAAGATCGACAGGAAAGGGCAACCTTTGGGAAAAGTCATGTGGGAAAAAAAGATTAAAGAAGGGCCGGGGAGTACCCCGCGGACGAAACATCTTCACCAACGCTGCCGCTGGGCGCATACTGCCGGGGGAGAGTATGTGCGGGAAGACATAAAAATTTCCCTCGAAAGAGCAAGGTCATACACTGAAGGACACAAGGCAAATGCTGGAGAACTTCCCATAATTATCAGGGCGAAGTGCCTGGAACACTACCTGAAGAACTGCAGTATTTATATTCAGGACGAGGAATTGATTGTTGGATCGCACAATGAATATCCGGATAAGTTAGAACTTTTTCCCGAAGGCGGCGCTAAAAACATGATGGATTATCTGGAAGATGATACTGTTACTCCCCCGGAATTATACGACGAAGGGGCAAAAATGGTAGAGTATTGGAAGCAGTGGTCATTATCATCAAGGTGCGAGCGGTATTTTGATCCCGAATCGCTGGAAAAGCTTAGCACCGGTGTTATAGGTGAGCCGCCGGTTTGGGCGCACTTTTTTACCAGCACCACACCGCCCTACCAGTCTGTTTTAGAAGATGGCCTGGAGAAAAGGATTAAATGGTGCGAGGACAACATTAAAAATGCCCGTGATAAGATAAAGACGTTTCCATGGCGGGGCGAAGAGAACTTTCCGCTTTTTGAGAAGATCGACGCCTGGGATGCAATGATCATCTCCGCCAGGGCGGTTATCGGCTGGTCAAGAAAGTACAGCCGCCTGGCCAGGATCATCGCCGAAAACTTTGACTTAAGCGGCAGTGTGGTTGGCGCCGGGCAAAGAAAGAAGGAACTTTTGGAGATCGCCGACATTTGCGCGCGGGTACCTGCGGAGCCGGCCCGGGGCTTTAGAGACGCTATGCAGTCAAAGTGGTTCTGCTTTGTAGTGGCCCAAAATATCGAACGCTACTGCTCCGGTTACTCTCAACTGGAGGACGATTTGTTGTGGCCTTACTACAAAGCGAGCGTTATTGACAAGACGGCCCAGCCGATGTCCAGGGAAGAAGCAGTCGAGCTTATTGAATGCGAACGCCTGAAAGTATGCGAGCGCACAGTAACAAAGGGAAGATGGATGCGAATAATTCATCCCGGCATAAACGACCTCCACATCCTTTCTCTCGGCGGGCTGGACGAAAACGGTAATGATATGTGTACCGATCTTACGGACGTCATCTTAGAAGCGGCTTTAAATATCCACACCAACGAACCATCGATAGCCTTTAAATATTCCCCGAAGTGCAGTGAAAAAACAAGAAGACTCGTTTATGAATGTATTTCCCAGGGTTTTGGGTTCCCTTCTATAAAAAATTATGAAAAAAATTTCAAACACAATATGGAATACCATGGCTGGCCGCCGGAGGTGGCTGCCCGCTGGGCGCTGGTTCTTTGTATGGCGCCTGGTGTTACAGGCAGGCGTTCAACCCAGCACTCCCGAAATGAGGGTGGCAGTGGCATTGTCGGTCCCGCCGTAGGAACGATGGCCTTATCGGATGGCTTCGACGCGGTGTTCAGCAATAAACAGTGCGGGGCGCATACAGGAGACGCCAGCAAGTTTACCTGGGAGGATCTGTTAAAAGCGGTTGAAGAACAAATAAAACATAATTCGCAGCTTATGTTTATGAATAAAGAGATTACCAGCTATGCAGAAAACAAGTGGCTGGAGAGTCCCTTCATGGCCATGATGGACGACTGGAACGTAGAAGAGGGAGTTGGCGCTTTCCACCGCTACAATAAGCCGTATACAAATACCTGGGCGGATTATTATCCGGGTCCGATGGGTGTGGTTGATGATCTGGCAGCCATTAAGTACTGGATTTTTGACAAAAAGAAATATACGATGGGCCAGCTTCTGGAAGCGCTCAAGGCAAACTGGCAGGGATACGAAGAAATGAGGCAGGAATTTTTGTCTGCCCCGAAATTTGGCAATGATGATGATTATGTTGATAAGATAGCCAACTGGTTCTATAATGTATCATGTGATGTATGGGCAGCGCATAAAATGGTGGGCTGGGAAAAAGGAGCCACTATAGTTCCGCAATCAGTTTCAGCATTTGTTACCCTTGGTTCAATGATTGGGGCGGAGCCGTTCGGCCGCCGTCACGGGGAGCCTTTACATGACGGCGGGTGCTCGCCGTACATGGGGTTGGATAAGAAGGGGCCCACGGCGGTGCTGAAAAGCGTATCTAAACTACCCAACGAGAGAATAAAAGGAGTCCAGCTTAACCAGCGTTTGCCGGTAGGGTTGATGAGGGAATCTGAAAAAGGATTTGATGTATGGAGCGCGTATATGAAGACGTGGCATGATCTTAACTGTGATCACGTTCAATTTAATGTAGTACGTACTGAAGATATGCGCAGCGCCCAAAAAGAGCCGGAAAAATGGGAGCACTTGATCGTCAGGATAGCCGGTTACAGCGCCAGGTTTATCTCGTTGTCCAAGATGGCTCAGGATGCAGTTGTCGCGCGTA contains:
- a CDS encoding benzylsuccinate synthase subunit alpha produces the protein MWEKKIKEGPGSTPRTKHLHQRCRWAHTAGGEYVREDIKISLERARSYTEGHKANAGELPIIIRAKCLEHYLKNCSIYIQDEELIVGSHNEYPDKLELFPEGGAKNMMDYLEDDTVTPPELYDEGAKMVEYWKQWSLSSRCERYFDPESLEKLSTGVIGEPPVWAHFFTSTTPPYQSVLEDGLEKRIKWCEDNIKNARDKIKTFPWRGEENFPLFEKIDAWDAMIISARAVIGWSRKYSRLARIIAENFDLSGSVVGAGQRKKELLEIADICARVPAEPARGFRDAMQSKWFCFVVAQNIERYCSGYSQLEDDLLWPYYKASVIDKTAQPMSREEAVELIECERLKVCERTVTKGRWMRIIHPGINDLHILSLGGLDENGNDMCTDLTDVILEAALNIHTNEPSIAFKYSPKCSEKTRRLVYECISQGFGFPSIKNYEKNFKHNMEYHGWPPEVAARWALVLCMAPGVTGRRSTQHSRNEGGSGIVGPAVGTMALSDGFDAVFSNKQCGAHTGDASKFTWEDLLKAVEEQIKHNSQLMFMNKEITSYAENKWLESPFMAMMDDWNVEEGVGAFHRYNKPYTNTWADYYPGPMGVVDDLAAIKYWIFDKKKYTMGQLLEALKANWQGYEEMRQEFLSAPKFGNDDDYVDKIANWFYNVSCDVWAAHKMVGWEKGATIVPQSVSAFVTLGSMIGAEPFGRRHGEPLHDGGCSPYMGLDKKGPTAVLKSVSKLPNERIKGVQLNQRLPVGLMRESEKGFDVWSAYMKTWHDLNCDHVQFNVVRTEDMRSAQKEPEKWEHLIVRIAGYSARFISLSKMAQDAVVARTEQELGG
- a CDS encoding benzylsuccinate synthase subunit gamma, producing MPQCKECKSFFPVPENEWDYEKGAGDCVRGLRDSKGKYWHARKTKEEMDASKCTDFKKR
- a CDS encoding acetyl-CoA synthetase gives rise to the protein MGIESVVTLLACARIGAIHVAIFAGFSAGAVADRIEITGARFMFAQDGTLRRGKPVELKTIIDDALDKCPGIVEKVIVLKTEGQAEAPMKENRDMTWDQFLALGEGIEAEVELMEANEPLFLLPTSGTTAKPKVTVHKHGGYQVWVYCMAKWIYGLKEDDIWFCTSDIGWIVGHSYNVYGPLLCGCTNVIFDGTPDYPRQDMWWEIAARNKATALWLSPTGVRALMRIGAEQARKHDLSSVKRIFCAGEVLNPPAWEWLQKEVFEDKIPVIDHMWQTETSGPVFANPYGLGIIPIKPGSAGIPVPGIDADVVNEKDGQPLGPGEKGIVILKKPFPGLVPTLWREPERYKKEYWEKTPGTMESYYLGDAAHLDEDGYIWFAGRSDEVIKIAAHRIGTIEIESALISHPAVVEAGVAGVPEELRGEVASAFVVLRQGYTPSEELKKELIAHVRKTMGPIVVIGSVQFITVLPKTRSGKIMRRVMKALLMGKDVGDISTIEEGASVDEIREAIKSVNNLIT